From the Exiguobacterium aurantiacum genome, one window contains:
- a CDS encoding glycoside hydrolase family 43 protein, with amino-acid sequence MKQVEDRHLILEQRADPWVYLHTDGYYYFTASVPEYDLIELRRAKSLQALRTAEPVTAWVKHETGPMSDLIWAPELHHIHGKWYLYFAAAKSRDIVNGLFDHRMFVLENESTNPLEGEWVEKGQIQTEWDSFALDATVFEHKATHYLVWAQKDPAIEGNSNLYIAELENPWTIKLPQVMLTKPEYDWETRGFLVNEGAAVLKRNGHIFITYSASATDENYCMGMLCASDDADVLNPASWSKSFRPVFQTNADVNQFGPGHNSFTVNEKGEDVLIYHARTYTEIEGDPLYDPNRHARAQVFTWNEEGRPEFGKPL; translated from the coding sequence ATGAAGCAAGTAGAAGATCGACATTTGATATTAGAACAGCGGGCCGACCCGTGGGTATATTTGCATACGGATGGCTACTACTACTTCACGGCGTCGGTGCCTGAGTATGACTTGATCGAGCTACGCCGCGCCAAGTCGCTTCAAGCGCTTCGGACGGCCGAGCCGGTGACCGCATGGGTGAAGCACGAGACAGGTCCGATGAGCGACTTGATTTGGGCGCCTGAACTGCACCACATTCATGGCAAGTGGTATCTCTATTTTGCGGCCGCGAAATCGCGGGACATCGTCAACGGTCTGTTCGACCACCGCATGTTCGTGTTAGAGAACGAATCAACGAATCCGCTCGAAGGGGAGTGGGTCGAAAAAGGGCAGATCCAGACCGAATGGGATTCGTTTGCCCTTGATGCGACCGTGTTTGAGCACAAAGCGACCCACTATTTGGTGTGGGCCCAAAAGGACCCGGCCATCGAGGGCAACTCCAATCTATACATCGCTGAGCTCGAAAACCCATGGACGATTAAATTGCCACAAGTCATGCTGACGAAGCCTGAGTATGACTGGGAGACTCGCGGTTTCCTCGTCAACGAGGGGGCGGCCGTCTTGAAGCGAAACGGCCACATCTTCATCACGTATTCGGCGAGTGCGACCGATGAGAACTACTGTATGGGCATGTTGTGCGCCTCGGACGACGCTGATGTGTTAAACCCGGCATCGTGGTCAAAATCATTCCGGCCGGTGTTCCAGACGAATGCCGACGTGAATCAATTCGGGCCAGGTCACAATAGCTTTACCGTGAATGAAAAGGGAGAAGACGTCCTAATCTACCATGCTCGGACGTATACGGAAATCGAAGGGGATCCCCTCTACGATCCGAACCGTCATGCGCGCGCACAAGTGTTCACGTGGAATGAAGAAGGGCGCCCGGAATTTGGGAAGCCGCTCTAA
- a CDS encoding DUF6171 family protein, which produces MTVAETRRCRTCPPQATDQDWLLTIDAEVMKQVSDTEYEARLTHCAACPFQQQDTCLKCGCYVSYRARLATKHCPVNVW; this is translated from the coding sequence ATGACAGTGGCGGAGACGCGGCGATGTCGGACCTGTCCACCGCAAGCGACAGACCAAGACTGGCTGTTGACCATCGATGCGGAAGTCATGAAGCAGGTGTCGGATACGGAATATGAGGCACGCCTCACCCATTGCGCGGCTTGCCCGTTCCAGCAACAAGATACTTGCTTGAAATGTGGGTGTTACGTCTCGTATCGGGCGCGACTCGCGACGAAACACTGCCCAGTGAACGTTTGGTAA
- a CDS encoding aldose epimerase family protein: MERQLETAIDESTITLENGLYRLNILTYGATLQEFSIQDDGWKNIVLSYGTVEAYMQDTYYLGATIGRVAGRIDQSTFDLDGVTYHVPANEGVHHLHGGEGLHRRVWTVEQRTSDRVTLHCVSPEGENGYPGTLDVRAMFELVDHGVSITYEATSDQDTVCDLTNHTYFNLSGGERDILNHELTLSADTFAELRDDLIPTGRLLEVDQTAFDFRSGRALADGLESTHPQNELVNGYDHPFVFTERREARLYERESQRELTISTTAPAIVLYSGNQMNETTSLREGTSRRHYGVCLEPQHLPDAVHQETFPSIRLKAGNTYRWQTTYRVETGVSR, from the coding sequence ATGGAGCGGCAACTAGAAACAGCGATTGACGAGTCGACGATCACGCTCGAAAACGGCTTGTATCGTTTGAACATATTGACTTACGGAGCGACGTTGCAAGAATTTTCGATTCAGGACGACGGCTGGAAAAATATCGTCTTGTCGTATGGAACAGTCGAGGCGTACATGCAGGACACGTATTATTTGGGTGCGACGATCGGACGGGTCGCCGGACGGATCGACCAGAGTACGTTCGACCTGGATGGTGTGACGTATCACGTGCCCGCGAATGAAGGTGTCCATCACCTTCACGGCGGAGAAGGGTTGCACCGTCGCGTTTGGACGGTCGAACAGAGGACATCCGACCGTGTGACGCTTCATTGCGTCAGTCCGGAAGGAGAGAACGGATATCCCGGGACACTCGACGTCCGCGCCATGTTCGAACTGGTCGACCATGGCGTCAGCATCACATACGAGGCGACCTCTGATCAAGATACGGTGTGTGATTTGACGAACCATACGTATTTCAACTTGAGCGGAGGTGAGCGGGACATCTTGAACCATGAGCTTACGTTGTCCGCTGACACGTTCGCTGAGCTGCGGGATGATTTGATTCCGACGGGTCGCTTGCTTGAAGTCGATCAGACAGCGTTTGATTTCCGGTCTGGTCGCGCCTTGGCGGACGGTCTCGAGTCAACCCATCCACAAAACGAATTGGTCAACGGCTATGACCATCCGTTCGTCTTCACGGAGCGACGGGAAGCGAGACTCTATGAGCGAGAGTCACAGCGAGAGTTGACGATCTCGACGACGGCCCCCGCCATTGTCCTCTATTCGGGCAATCAGATGAACGAGACGACTTCATTGCGTGAAGGGACGTCGAGACGTCACTACGGCGTCTGTCTGGAACCGCAACACCTCCCTGATGCGGTTCACCAGGAGACGTTCCCGTCGATTCGCTTGAAGGCAGGAAACACGTACCGTTGGCAAACGACGTACCGCGTCGAGACAGGAGTCAGCCGATGA
- a CDS encoding FecCD family ABC transporter permease: protein MNQSIQPIIQNSRKRRQRTVVVTLVLFALALVLSATMLMLGNTIYPVADVIRVLFGEQVPGASFAVGTIRLPRMLAGVFAGLAFGIAGTVFQTMLRNPLANPNVIGITTGSSAAAVFGIVVLQASDTFVSVISVIGGLLTVLAIYFLSKGAAFSIGRLVLVGIGIQAMLTAVINYLLLISRQNDVGTAMRWLSGSLNGVKMETLPPLMIAVALCLPVILRLSRQLQILELGEMTATSLGVKTNQTRVLLIVASVLMLALATATTGPIAFVAFLAGPIAKRLVGDGRSTIIPAALVGVILVLAADLIGQFAFTARYPVGVITGMVGAPYLIYLLIRMNRRGEL from the coding sequence ATGAACCAATCGATTCAACCAATCATTCAAAACAGTCGTAAGCGTCGGCAACGGACCGTCGTTGTGACGCTCGTCTTGTTCGCGCTCGCGCTCGTTTTGAGCGCGACGATGCTCATGCTCGGCAATACGATCTATCCGGTCGCGGACGTCATTCGTGTCTTGTTCGGGGAACAAGTACCGGGTGCCTCGTTCGCCGTCGGCACGATTCGTCTGCCGCGCATGCTCGCCGGTGTCTTCGCCGGACTCGCGTTCGGGATCGCCGGGACGGTGTTCCAGACGATGCTCCGCAACCCGCTCGCCAACCCGAACGTCATCGGCATCACGACCGGATCGAGTGCGGCGGCCGTGTTCGGCATCGTCGTCTTGCAGGCGAGCGATACGTTCGTCTCCGTCATCTCGGTCATCGGAGGACTGTTGACCGTCCTCGCCATCTACTTCTTGTCGAAAGGCGCCGCTTTCTCGATCGGCCGGCTCGTCCTGGTCGGGATCGGGATTCAAGCGATGCTGACGGCAGTCATCAACTATCTGTTGCTCATCAGTCGCCAAAACGATGTCGGCACGGCGATGCGCTGGTTGAGCGGCAGCTTGAACGGGGTGAAGATGGAGACGCTCCCGCCGCTCATGATCGCGGTCGCGCTCTGCCTCCCGGTCATCCTCCGGCTCAGCCGACAGCTACAGATTTTAGAGCTCGGGGAGATGACGGCGACGTCGCTCGGCGTCAAGACGAACCAGACGCGCGTGCTCTTGATCGTCGCCTCCGTGCTCATGCTAGCGCTCGCGACGGCGACGACCGGACCGATCGCGTTCGTCGCATTCCTGGCGGGACCGATTGCGAAGCGGCTCGTCGGGGACGGTCGCTCGACGATCATTCCGGCGGCACTCGTCGGTGTCATCTTGGTGCTCGCGGCCGATCTCATCGGTCAGTTCGCCTTCACGGCCCGCTATCCGGTCGGTGTCATCACCGGCATGGTCGGGGCGCCGTATTTGATTTACCTCCTCATCCGGATGAACCGGAGAGGGGAGCTATAA
- a CDS encoding alpha-N-arabinofuranosidase: protein MNNQLIKPTHVTTGTTQLIVNADLTKGTISKHIYGHFAEHLGRCIYEGLWVGPESPIPNTDGIRNDVLAALKKLNIPVLRWPGGCFADEYHWKDGVGPNENRKRMVNTHWGGVVENNHFGTHEFMRLCELLECEPYICGNVGSGTVQEMSEWVEYMTFGGESPMSNWRQENGRNEPWELTYFGVGNENWGCGGNMRPEYYADLYRRYQTYVRNYDGNKLYKIAGGANIDDYKWTEVLMREAGTMMDGLSLHYYTIPGDFWLGKGSALDFTEDEWFITLKRALHMDELITKHGQIMDQYDPEKHVGLIVDEWGTWFDVEPGTNPGFLYQQNSIRDALVAAVHFNIFHNHNDRVHMANIAQMVNVLQAMILTEGDRFILTPTYHVFEMYSVHQDAERVELAAHTRNYVAKDEAIPAVNATASRNAEGVLHISLCQLDHEQGDTVEIDLRGVGAISDVSARILTADHLNAHNTFEQPDLVSPRDHDVTVTEDGKLVLDVPAMSVITIAVR from the coding sequence ATGAACAACCAACTCATCAAACCGACGCACGTGACGACAGGGACGACACAGCTCATCGTCAATGCCGACTTAACCAAAGGGACGATCAGCAAGCACATCTATGGTCACTTCGCTGAGCATTTGGGTCGTTGTATTTATGAAGGGCTCTGGGTCGGTCCCGAGTCACCGATTCCAAACACGGATGGCATTCGCAACGACGTGCTCGCCGCCTTGAAGAAATTGAACATCCCGGTCCTCCGTTGGCCGGGCGGCTGTTTTGCCGACGAGTACCACTGGAAGGATGGGGTCGGTCCGAACGAGAATCGAAAACGGATGGTCAACACGCACTGGGGTGGGGTCGTCGAAAACAACCACTTCGGTACGCATGAATTCATGCGCCTCTGCGAGCTGCTCGAGTGTGAACCGTACATCTGTGGGAACGTTGGAAGCGGAACGGTGCAAGAGATGTCGGAATGGGTGGAGTACATGACGTTCGGTGGCGAGTCACCGATGTCGAACTGGCGACAAGAGAACGGCCGGAACGAACCGTGGGAACTCACGTACTTCGGCGTCGGGAATGAGAACTGGGGCTGCGGCGGTAACATGCGCCCTGAATATTATGCGGACCTGTATCGCCGCTACCAGACGTACGTCCGCAACTACGACGGTAATAAACTTTATAAAATCGCCGGTGGGGCGAACATCGACGACTATAAATGGACAGAGGTCCTGATGCGGGAAGCAGGGACGATGATGGACGGGCTCAGCCTCCATTACTACACGATCCCAGGTGACTTCTGGTTGGGCAAAGGCTCGGCTCTCGATTTCACGGAGGACGAATGGTTCATCACGTTGAAGCGCGCCCTCCATATGGACGAGTTGATCACGAAGCACGGCCAGATCATGGACCAGTATGACCCAGAGAAACATGTCGGCTTGATCGTCGACGAGTGGGGCACTTGGTTCGATGTGGAGCCGGGGACGAACCCAGGTTTCTTGTATCAACAAAACTCGATCCGGGATGCACTCGTGGCTGCGGTCCACTTCAACATCTTCCATAACCATAACGACCGCGTCCATATGGCGAACATCGCTCAAATGGTCAACGTGTTGCAGGCGATGATTTTGACAGAAGGAGACCGATTCATCCTCACGCCGACATACCATGTGTTCGAGATGTACAGTGTCCACCAAGACGCCGAACGCGTCGAACTCGCCGCGCACACACGTAACTATGTGGCCAAAGATGAAGCCATCCCGGCCGTGAACGCCACCGCTTCGCGAAATGCGGAAGGTGTGCTTCATATCAGCCTCTGCCAACTCGACCACGAGCAAGGCGATACGGTCGAAATCGATTTACGGGGAGTCGGCGCCATCTCTGACGTGTCGGCCCGGATTTTGACGGCAGACCATTTAAACGCTCACAACACGTTCGAACAACCTGACCTCGTCTCACCACGGGACCATGACGTGACCGTCACGGAAGACGGCAAGCTCGTCCTCGACGTGCCGGCGATGAGCGTCATCACCATCGCGGTCCGCTGA
- a CDS encoding sn-glycerol-1-phosphate dehydrogenase, giving the protein MNLEQINEHVQACDCGNPHHAITIERMVASEHVWVELAAFVHEKEWNHLLVVADTNTERVGFLPLREALMDIGVDVSLVSLQADEQGDVLAEERSVVQVLLQQDETVDALIALGAGTIHDVTRFCAAKTKVPFISVPTAPSVDGFTSKGAPLIVRGKKITYQLVSPIAVFVPSQVIRKAPDALIAAGVGDMLGKYTSLLDWRFGAFDGGEPFCPVAASLTEQALQSCVDALPAIYKRDADGLDQLMESLLLSGVAMLIFGHSHPASGGEHHLSHYWEMDFIANHRPAILHGTKVAIATMELIDSYKTMMLEWPDTPGALRAWAEQMPTRQKLEHIFHALQAPLRPDEIGVSSLLLASSKREAYRLRERHTLLKHMSLNRTQSEVGERSL; this is encoded by the coding sequence ATGAACCTCGAACAGATTAACGAACACGTTCAAGCTTGTGATTGCGGGAATCCCCATCACGCGATCACGATTGAACGGATGGTCGCGTCTGAACACGTTTGGGTCGAATTGGCTGCGTTCGTCCACGAAAAAGAGTGGAACCACCTCCTCGTCGTCGCCGACACGAATACCGAGCGCGTCGGGTTTCTCCCGCTACGAGAAGCCTTGATGGACATCGGAGTTGATGTGTCGCTCGTCTCGCTCCAAGCGGATGAGCAAGGCGACGTCTTGGCGGAGGAACGCTCGGTCGTCCAAGTATTGCTTCAACAAGATGAAACCGTCGATGCGCTCATCGCGCTAGGGGCCGGCACGATTCATGACGTCACCCGGTTCTGTGCGGCCAAAACGAAAGTACCGTTCATCTCGGTGCCGACCGCGCCGTCAGTGGACGGCTTCACGTCGAAAGGGGCCCCTCTCATTGTGAGAGGCAAGAAAATCACGTACCAGCTCGTGTCCCCGATTGCGGTGTTCGTCCCGAGTCAGGTGATTCGGAAGGCACCCGACGCGTTGATTGCGGCCGGGGTCGGCGATATGCTCGGGAAATACACGTCCTTGTTGGACTGGCGGTTCGGAGCATTTGACGGCGGTGAACCGTTTTGTCCGGTCGCCGCATCGCTGACGGAACAGGCGTTACAATCGTGTGTGGACGCCTTGCCTGCCATCTATAAACGAGACGCGGACGGGTTGGATCAACTGATGGAGTCGCTATTGTTGTCCGGAGTCGCCATGTTGATTTTCGGTCATTCACACCCGGCTTCCGGTGGTGAGCATCATTTATCCCACTATTGGGAGATGGACTTCATCGCCAACCATCGTCCGGCGATCCTCCATGGAACGAAAGTCGCCATCGCCACGATGGAACTCATCGATTCTTATAAAACAATGATGCTCGAATGGCCCGACACGCCGGGCGCGCTACGGGCGTGGGCCGAGCAGATGCCGACGCGGCAAAAGCTCGAACACATCTTCCACGCGTTACAGGCACCGCTCCGGCCGGACGAGATCGGGGTCTCCTCGCTCCTGTTAGCGAGTAGCAAGCGAGAGGCGTACCGTTTGAGAGAACGACATACACTGTTAAAACATATGAGTTTGAACCGAACACAATCTGAGGTAGGGGAGCGTTCTTTATGA
- a CDS encoding FecCD family ABC transporter permease, protein MPKKLHTPKRFGLLLVGSLVLLVVCMLASLAFGSRTVGWDELLDGLFRPAVQSYEADIVRQRVVRTVFSFMCGAALGVSGALMQSVTRNPIADPSILGVNTGAALFVVVGIAFFNISTASDYIWFALVGALLTAAFVFGIGSLGRGGSTPLKLVLAGAATSAALSSLVMAIMIPRSNVMDQFRFWQVGSVGAGTMDSIMTFLPFFIGGIIIAILSAPSLNILALGEELATGLGVRIGTLKLIASFAGVILCGAATALAGPIGFIGLLAPHLVRLVIGADERYIIPMSALTGAILLTFADVTGRLLGSPGELEVGIVTAFVGAPILIALTMKVKVRGV, encoded by the coding sequence ATGCCGAAGAAGTTACACACGCCGAAACGGTTCGGGCTCCTCCTCGTAGGGTCGCTCGTCCTGCTCGTCGTCTGTATGCTCGCTTCGCTTGCTTTCGGCTCACGGACAGTCGGATGGGATGAACTGCTTGACGGTTTATTCCGTCCGGCTGTTCAGTCGTATGAAGCGGATATCGTCCGACAGCGGGTCGTTCGGACGGTGTTCAGCTTCATGTGCGGGGCCGCGCTCGGTGTCTCGGGTGCATTGATGCAGTCGGTGACACGTAACCCGATCGCCGACCCGAGCATTCTCGGGGTCAATACGGGGGCGGCGCTGTTCGTCGTCGTCGGGATCGCTTTCTTCAACATCTCGACCGCGAGCGACTACATCTGGTTCGCGCTCGTCGGGGCGCTCCTCACGGCGGCGTTCGTGTTTGGCATCGGCTCGCTCGGGCGGGGCGGTTCGACACCGCTCAAGCTCGTCTTGGCCGGTGCGGCGACGAGTGCGGCCTTGTCGTCACTCGTCATGGCCATCATGATCCCGCGCTCGAACGTCATGGACCAATTCCGGTTCTGGCAAGTCGGCAGTGTCGGGGCTGGGACGATGGACTCGATTATGACGTTCCTGCCGTTCTTTATCGGCGGTATCATTATCGCTATCTTGTCGGCACCGTCCTTGAACATCTTGGCGCTCGGGGAAGAGCTCGCCACAGGGCTCGGTGTCCGCATCGGCACGTTGAAACTGATCGCTTCGTTCGCAGGCGTCATTTTGTGCGGGGCGGCGACGGCACTGGCCGGGCCGATCGGCTTTATCGGTCTACTCGCGCCGCACCTCGTCCGCTTGGTCATCGGGGCGGATGAACGCTATATCATCCCGATGTCGGCACTGACGGGCGCGATTTTATTGACGTTCGCCGACGTGACAGGCCGTCTGCTCGGCAGTCCCGGTGAACTTGAAGTCGGGATTGTCACGGCGTTCGTCGGGGCACCGATTTTGATCGCCTTGACGATGAAAGTGAAGGTGCGTGGCGTATGA
- a CDS encoding TetR/AcrR family transcriptional regulator — MMKPDLRVIKTKRALHEALVELLKNSSLEQVTISELCRVANVNRGTFYLHYARVEDVFEEYFQEITADLAKSYDEPYRHVKFLNPRDLEPSTIRIFHHVQTYVDFYRIVFSKNVPLAYYYMLFDEVRKLLLRDTAAHKQDEIDHELFCSYQANAIVGMIIHWAEHDFAATPDEMNEQLANILRLDSGRRV; from the coding sequence ATCATGAAGCCGGATTTGCGTGTTATCAAAACAAAAAGAGCGCTTCATGAAGCGCTCGTCGAATTATTGAAGAATAGTTCGCTCGAACAAGTGACGATTTCGGAACTTTGTCGTGTGGCAAATGTCAATCGGGGCACGTTTTATTTGCACTATGCCCGGGTCGAGGACGTGTTCGAGGAGTATTTCCAAGAAATCACGGCCGACCTCGCCAAGTCATACGATGAGCCGTATCGTCATGTGAAGTTCCTCAATCCACGCGACCTCGAACCGTCGACGATTCGCATCTTTCACCACGTCCAGACGTACGTCGACTTCTATCGAATCGTCTTTTCGAAAAACGTGCCGCTCGCGTACTATTACATGTTGTTCGATGAGGTGAGGAAGTTGCTCCTCCGTGATACGGCGGCACACAAGCAAGATGAGATTGACCATGAATTGTTCTGTTCATATCAAGCGAACGCCATCGTCGGGATGATCATCCATTGGGCCGAACACGACTTCGCGGCCACCCCTGACGAGATGAACGAGCAGTTGGCGAACATATTGCGCCTCGATTCCGGCCGCCGTGTTTAG
- a CDS encoding SDR family oxidoreductase, with the protein MRLSGKVAIVTGAASGMGKAIAELYAKEGAKVVVSDMNLDGAQAVVESISDEAFAIQTDVTSEEALQQLFDETVKTFGQVDILVNNAGIMDGMEPVGEISNERWEKIFAVNTVSVMKLMRIAVDLFTKQGHGVIVNNISAGGLYGARAGAAYTASKHAVVGLTKNTAFMYADQNIRCNGIAPGAVATNIGSTMTNMSQAGFGRQQLGMAINPRIGQPEEIAQLALFLGSDESSFINGQVVAIDGGWTAY; encoded by the coding sequence ATGCGGTTATCGGGGAAAGTAGCGATTGTCACAGGTGCAGCATCAGGAATGGGAAAAGCGATCGCGGAGCTTTACGCGAAAGAAGGGGCGAAAGTCGTCGTCTCAGACATGAATCTTGACGGGGCCCAGGCCGTCGTCGAAAGCATCTCGGACGAGGCGTTCGCCATCCAGACGGACGTGACGTCTGAAGAGGCGTTGCAGCAGTTGTTCGACGAGACGGTGAAGACGTTCGGTCAAGTCGACATCCTCGTCAACAACGCCGGTATCATGGACGGGATGGAGCCGGTCGGTGAGATCTCGAACGAGCGCTGGGAGAAAATCTTTGCCGTCAACACGGTGTCGGTCATGAAATTGATGCGGATCGCCGTCGACTTGTTCACGAAGCAAGGTCACGGCGTCATCGTCAACAACATCTCGGCCGGCGGTTTGTACGGCGCTCGGGCCGGCGCGGCCTATACGGCGTCGAAACACGCCGTCGTCGGATTGACAAAGAACACGGCGTTCATGTATGCCGACCAAAACATCCGTTGTAACGGGATTGCACCGGGCGCGGTCGCGACGAACATCGGCTCGACGATGACGAACATGAGCCAGGCCGGGTTCGGTCGCCAGCAACTCGGGATGGCCATCAACCCACGCATCGGACAACCAGAAGAGATCGCTCAACTCGCCCTCTTCCTCGGCTCGGACGAATCGAGTTTCATAAACGGTCAAGTCGTCGCCATCGACGGCGGTTGGACCGCCTACTAA
- a CDS encoding iron-siderophore ABC transporter substrate-binding protein has translation MNYKKMLHMFIIMSAFVLVLAGCGSNNEDAATTDESAETAEGYPITIKHALGETVIDKKPERVATVGWSNQDVALALDVVPVGFSAANYGVQDGSGMLPWTADKLKDLGEENPNIYQDTDGLDFEAIADSQPDVILAAYSGITQEDYDTLTEIAPVVAYQETPWVSSWQDTVLYDSMAMGMEAEGKQLIEDTEKLIADKAAEVPEIEGKKAAFIALSPDDLSKFYIYTTGDPRGAFIEELGMEYPENITSQIKDENSFYLELSSENADILNDVDIFVAYGNEETLKALQADPLYSKVPAIERGSVVMIEDNTPLAAAGTPSPLSIEYTIDDYVKLVSEALAKVE, from the coding sequence ATGAACTACAAGAAAATGCTACATATGTTCATCATCATGTCTGCTTTCGTGCTCGTGCTCGCAGGATGCGGCTCGAACAACGAAGATGCAGCCACGACAGATGAGTCTGCCGAAACGGCAGAAGGCTATCCGATCACAATCAAACACGCCTTAGGCGAGACGGTCATCGACAAGAAGCCAGAACGCGTCGCAACGGTCGGTTGGTCGAACCAAGACGTCGCACTCGCGCTCGACGTCGTACCAGTCGGATTCTCGGCTGCGAACTACGGCGTCCAAGACGGCAGCGGCATGTTGCCATGGACAGCTGACAAGTTGAAAGACCTCGGTGAAGAAAACCCGAACATCTATCAAGACACGGACGGCCTCGACTTCGAAGCGATCGCCGATTCACAGCCTGACGTCATTCTCGCCGCCTACTCAGGCATCACGCAAGAAGACTACGATACGTTGACAGAGATCGCACCGGTCGTCGCATACCAAGAGACGCCTTGGGTGTCATCATGGCAGGACACGGTCCTTTATGACTCGATGGCCATGGGCATGGAAGCAGAAGGAAAACAGTTGATCGAAGATACAGAGAAGCTCATCGCCGACAAGGCTGCTGAAGTACCAGAGATTGAAGGCAAGAAAGCGGCGTTCATCGCCCTCAGCCCTGACGATCTTTCGAAGTTCTACATCTACACGACAGGTGACCCACGCGGTGCCTTCATCGAAGAGCTTGGCATGGAGTACCCTGAGAACATCACAAGCCAAATCAAAGATGAGAACAGCTTCTACCTCGAGCTCAGCTCAGAGAACGCTGACATCTTGAACGACGTCGACATCTTCGTCGCCTACGGGAACGAAGAGACGTTGAAAGCACTTCAAGCTGACCCGCTCTACAGCAAAGTGCCGGCCATCGAACGCGGTTCGGTCGTCATGATCGAAGATAACACGCCGCTCGCGGCTGCTGGGACACCATCACCACTCTCGATCGAATACACGATTGACGACTACGTGAAACTCGTGTCAGAAGCACTCGCGAAAGTCGAGTAA
- a CDS encoding glycoside hydrolase family 43 protein → MRETITNPLVEQRADPWIIRHTDGYYYFTASLPDFRGIPLRRAKTLVALTEAEERVVWTKRETGIMSANIWAPELHHIQGKWYLYFAAARENHVFDHRMYVLENSSANPLEGEWVEKGQVRTWCESFALDATTFEHEGRLYYVWAQKDPSIDGNSNLYISEMANPWTLTGPQTMIATPEYDWEKVGFLVNEGPAVLKRNGHIYITFSASATDHHYCMGLLRAEETSNLLDAASWTKHPEPVFGTDEAASQFGPGHNSFTTLDDGTDILVYHARNYKEIVGNPLWDPNRHTRVQPFMWDETGPVFGRPIRDEEAVR, encoded by the coding sequence ATGAGAGAGACGATCACGAATCCGCTAGTGGAACAACGAGCGGACCCATGGATCATACGCCATACAGATGGCTATTATTACTTCACGGCCTCGTTGCCGGACTTCAGAGGTATCCCGCTCCGTCGAGCGAAGACGCTCGTGGCCTTGACCGAGGCGGAGGAACGAGTCGTCTGGACCAAACGTGAGACGGGCATCATGAGTGCGAACATCTGGGCCCCGGAATTACATCACATCCAAGGGAAATGGTACCTCTATTTCGCGGCTGCGCGAGAAAATCACGTATTCGATCATCGGATGTATGTGCTCGAGAACAGCTCGGCGAATCCGCTCGAAGGGGAATGGGTCGAAAAAGGACAGGTCCGGACTTGGTGCGAATCGTTCGCGCTTGATGCGACGACGTTCGAGCACGAGGGGCGCCTCTATTATGTATGGGCCCAAAAAGACCCGTCCATCGATGGCAACTCGAACCTCTATATCTCGGAGATGGCGAACCCGTGGACACTCACGGGGCCACAGACGATGATTGCGACGCCGGAGTATGACTGGGAGAAGGTCGGGTTCCTCGTGAACGAAGGGCCGGCCGTGTTGAAGCGGAATGGTCACATCTATATCACGTTCTCTGCGAGTGCGACGGACCATCACTACTGCATGGGCCTCCTGCGCGCCGAAGAGACGAGCAATCTATTGGACGCGGCGAGTTGGACGAAGCATCCCGAACCGGTCTTCGGAACCGATGAAGCGGCCAGTCAATTCGGACCGGGTCATAATAGTTTTACGACGCTAGATGACGGGACGGACATCCTCGTCTATCATGCCCGTAACTATAAAGAAATCGTCGGGAATCCGCTCTGGGACCCGAACCGACATACGCGTGTCCAACCGTTCATGTGGGATGAAACTGGCCCGGTGTTCGGCCGGCCGATTCGCGACGAGGAGGCTGTACGATGA